The Paenibacillus tianjinensis genome has a window encoding:
- a CDS encoding ThuA domain-containing protein, whose translation MDKRKCLLLGDYTHPRFHPLQGVDKQISEILNDLLTVQCSENKKLLLGEHLAGYDLCISYNELWNETVSPQQTAGLLSYVSGGGGLIVLHTGISLAKRYELAQLIGGRFTGHPPYTSLNFKVREHDITEGMEDFQLDEEPYRFEFDPFTEKTILLEYEADGETYPAAWCHSYGQGRVVFLMPGHHEPSFRHPAVRELILRAATWAARIPR comes from the coding sequence ATGGACAAGAGAAAATGCCTGCTGCTGGGCGATTATACCCATCCCCGTTTCCACCCGCTGCAGGGCGTGGACAAACAAATCAGCGAAATTCTGAATGACCTGCTGACCGTACAATGCTCAGAGAATAAAAAGCTGCTGCTCGGAGAGCATTTAGCCGGCTATGATCTATGCATTTCCTATAATGAGTTGTGGAACGAGACGGTTTCTCCCCAGCAGACCGCAGGTCTGCTTAGTTATGTGAGCGGAGGGGGAGGACTCATTGTTCTGCATACCGGCATATCACTGGCTAAACGCTATGAGCTGGCCCAGCTGATCGGCGGCAGATTTACCGGCCATCCGCCCTATACTTCCCTGAACTTTAAAGTACGGGAGCATGATATTACCGAGGGCATGGAGGACTTTCAGCTGGATGAGGAGCCGTACCGCTTTGAGTTTGATCCGTTTACAGAAAAGACCATCCTGCTTGAATACGAGGCGGACGGCGAAACGTACCCGGCAGCGTGGTGTCACAGTTATGGGCAGGGACGCGTAGTGTTCCTGATGCCCGGTCATCATGAGCCCTCCTTCCGCCATCCTGCAGTCCGTGAGTTAATTCTGCGGGCGGCAACTTGGGCAGC
- a CDS encoding uroporphyrinogen-III synthase, protein MAEQLKGITVALAGPRKSEDMARLVENMGGTAVYRPAQGTVFLDDEALRQGLTAWTSQPPDWVILTTGMGLDAIFGMAENMGIASRFLEILAGSPIAARGYKTVNALKKRGLVPAVRDDDGSTSGLIRGLQEFDLQGKEIVLQLHGESAPKLIAWLEASGARVREVQPYRHTPPEPGALDLLLADILESKVDAVAFTSAPQFRFLSQHAREQGKLEEMVQAFEHGVLAVSVGKITSQALLEEGVQRIVMPEHERMGSMFVELGRYLAARR, encoded by the coding sequence ATGGCAGAGCAATTAAAGGGGATTACTGTCGCTCTGGCAGGTCCGCGCAAATCAGAGGACATGGCCAGGCTTGTGGAGAATATGGGCGGCACCGCAGTGTATCGTCCGGCCCAGGGCACGGTATTTCTGGATGATGAAGCGCTGCGTCAAGGGCTGACCGCCTGGACCTCACAGCCGCCGGATTGGGTCATTCTGACAACAGGAATGGGGCTGGATGCGATATTCGGCATGGCTGAGAATATGGGTATCGCCAGCCGTTTTCTGGAGATTCTCGCCGGTTCGCCTATTGCCGCGCGGGGCTACAAAACGGTCAATGCCCTGAAGAAACGCGGACTGGTCCCGGCTGTCCGTGACGACGACGGAAGCACCAGCGGACTGATCCGGGGGCTGCAGGAATTCGATTTGCAGGGCAAAGAGATCGTGCTGCAGCTGCATGGCGAATCCGCCCCCAAGCTGATAGCCTGGCTGGAAGCGTCCGGAGCAAGGGTCCGTGAGGTGCAGCCTTACCGCCATACCCCGCCGGAGCCGGGAGCGCTGGATCTGCTGCTGGCCGACATCCTGGAGAGCAAAGTCGATGCCGTAGCTTTTACCAGTGCGCCGCAATTCCGGTTCCTGTCACAGCACGCACGGGAGCAAGGCAAGCTGGAAGAAATGGTGCAGGCCTTCGAACATGGAGTACTGGCCGTTTCTGTAGGGAAGATTACTTCCCAAGCTCTGTTAGAGGAAGGCGTGCAAAGGATCGTGATGCCTGAACATGAACGGATGGGTAGCATGTTCGTTGAATTGGGGCGGTATTTAGCCGCAAGGCGCTGA
- a CDS encoding methyl-accepting chemotaxis protein, which yields MKLILTYLLVLLVPSIIIGWQTYQSASSRVEGQLMNNAAESVAAANEIINANIQSKINDINYFAAQLTADAVNAEAGGAPADITARLKEYAALHPDVLDIYVGTSRAAALHASEAKLPDGYDPRKQNSYVNALKHGQGIVISPAFETVNKVTAIAISAVLEGGNGVVALDLDLSALADLTNIKVGEQGYIFIVDSSKKYLVHPTETLGQESKEEFVKKMFESESGSFNYVYKDLPKKMTYKLNDLTGWRIGGTISKSEVSSATADIRNTAILVIGISVLLALVIIYLNVESILRPLNRLRKATAVIAKGDLSEDIGIFRRDELGMLADNFRSMVASLREMIIGVQEMTDDVSSSAEELAAGAEQTTRAIEHVTLAIQEVAAGTERQADSVEKGMESTAATAGEVQNISGFMEQVSAMMDKTSQSASEGNDSVISVVDKINGIQETVEELGGVIDKLNERTEQIHGIVGVITGISRQTNLLALNASIEAARAGEQGRGFAVVASEVRKLAEESEKSARQISEQIFSINEEMKQATVTMESAKSKVSDGILAVDTTGRSFSRIRRAVKGAAEKIEAMDGAVRSLTAEAVSMERAIGEIGGISREAAGNTETISAAAQEQLAAVEEISSSTMNLSHLAEELQKLVGRFKLYPEQAGAAADQAKSGDTGSAS from the coding sequence ATGAAGCTTATTCTGACATACCTGCTTGTGCTGCTGGTCCCCAGCATCATCATTGGCTGGCAGACCTATCAGTCCGCAAGCAGCAGGGTAGAAGGACAGCTGATGAATAATGCTGCGGAGAGCGTAGCGGCGGCCAATGAGATCATCAATGCCAACATCCAGTCTAAAATAAATGATATCAATTATTTCGCTGCCCAGCTTACTGCAGATGCAGTCAATGCAGAAGCGGGAGGAGCCCCGGCTGATATTACTGCCCGGTTGAAGGAATACGCTGCGCTGCACCCGGATGTACTTGATATTTATGTTGGTACGAGCCGGGCCGCTGCGTTACATGCTTCTGAGGCCAAGCTGCCGGACGGGTATGATCCGCGCAAGCAGAATTCCTATGTCAATGCCCTTAAGCACGGCCAGGGTATCGTAATCTCGCCTGCTTTTGAGACAGTAAACAAGGTGACGGCGATCGCTATCTCGGCAGTGCTTGAAGGGGGGAACGGCGTGGTGGCGCTCGACCTTGATCTGTCGGCACTGGCTGATCTGACCAATATTAAAGTGGGCGAGCAGGGTTATATTTTCATTGTCGACAGCAGCAAAAAGTACCTTGTACATCCTACAGAGACGCTGGGGCAGGAATCCAAAGAGGAATTTGTAAAGAAGATGTTCGAATCCGAATCCGGCTCCTTTAATTATGTTTACAAGGATTTACCAAAAAAAATGACCTATAAGCTGAATGATCTAACCGGCTGGAGAATCGGGGGTACCATCAGTAAAAGTGAGGTATCCAGCGCGACCGCCGACATCCGCAATACCGCTATTCTTGTAATCGGCATCTCGGTCTTGCTGGCACTGGTAATAATCTACCTCAATGTGGAGTCCATTCTGCGGCCGCTTAACAGGCTCCGCAAAGCTACCGCGGTAATTGCGAAAGGGGATCTTTCAGAGGATATTGGCATATTCCGCCGGGATGAGCTCGGCATGCTCGCCGACAATTTCCGGTCAATGGTCGCCAGCCTCCGTGAAATGATTATCGGTGTGCAGGAGATGACCGACGATGTGTCTTCTTCCGCTGAGGAACTTGCAGCCGGTGCAGAGCAGACAACCAGAGCCATCGAGCATGTCACTCTGGCGATTCAGGAAGTAGCGGCAGGCACAGAACGCCAGGCGGACAGTGTGGAAAAAGGAATGGAGAGCACAGCAGCCACAGCTGGTGAGGTTCAGAACATTTCCGGCTTCATGGAGCAGGTCTCGGCAATGATGGACAAGACGTCGCAGTCTGCTTCCGAGGGCAACGATTCGGTAATCAGTGTGGTGGACAAAATCAACGGCATTCAAGAGACCGTGGAGGAGCTGGGCGGGGTAATCGACAAACTGAATGAGCGGACCGAGCAAATTCACGGCATTGTCGGTGTAATCACGGGAATCTCGCGTCAGACCAATCTGCTGGCACTGAATGCCTCCATCGAAGCCGCCCGTGCGGGTGAGCAGGGGCGCGGTTTTGCAGTCGTCGCTTCTGAAGTACGCAAGCTGGCGGAAGAATCGGAGAAATCGGCCCGGCAGATTTCTGAGCAGATCTTCTCCATTAACGAAGAGATGAAGCAGGCAACAGTGACGATGGAAAGCGCGAAGAGCAAGGTGTCGGACGGCATCCTGGCTGTAGATACCACCGGCCGTTCGTTCTCACGGATCCGCAGGGCAGTTAAAGGTGCAGCGGAAAAAATCGAAGCAATGGACGGGGCCGTACGCTCCCTGACGGCCGAAGCTGTAAGCATGGAACGGGCAATCGGCGAGATTGGCGGCATTTCCAGGGAGGCTGCCGGCAATACAGAGACGATCTCTGCCGCTGCTCAGGAACAGCTAGCTGCCGTGGAGGAAATTTCCTCTTCGACGATGAACCTGAGCCATCTGGCGGAAGAGCTGCAGAAGCTGGTAGGCCGCTTCAAGCTTTATCCTGAGCAGGCAGGGGCCGCTGCAGATCAGGCCAAATCTGGGGATACCGGCAGCGCTTCCTGA
- a CDS encoding Fur family transcriptional regulator yields the protein MRNLNLTSQRQAVYDIVRNSHDHPTAAEVMNRLVEQGHNLAYGTVYNSLRYLTDKQMIRELKLGEAASRYDARLDDHQHILCDVCGTVDEVMTHVPEEWMNTVAEETGYTISHAHVVFGGVCPACKNKIVN from the coding sequence ATGAGAAACCTGAATTTGACCTCACAGCGGCAAGCCGTTTATGATATCGTCCGTAATTCGCATGACCATCCAACTGCCGCAGAAGTGATGAACCGGCTGGTAGAGCAGGGACATAACCTGGCCTACGGCACGGTGTATAACTCGCTGCGTTATCTTACAGATAAACAGATGATCCGTGAGCTGAAGCTGGGTGAGGCTGCCAGCAGATACGATGCCCGCCTGGACGACCACCAGCATATCCTTTGCGACGTCTGTGGTACAGTGGATGAAGTGATGACCCATGTGCCGGAGGAATGGATGAATACAGTGGCTGAGGAAACCGGATATACCATTTCCCATGCCCATGTGGTATTCGGAGGCGTATGCCCGGCCTGTAAGAATAAGATTGTAAATTAA